The Ficedula albicollis isolate OC2 chromosome 6, FicAlb1.5, whole genome shotgun sequence genome has a window encoding:
- the UROS gene encoding uroporphyrinogen-III synthase: MKVLLLKDPKDKDSGQDPYIKELGSYSLEATLIPVLSFEFTSLDSLFEKLSHPECYGGLVFTSPRALEAIKICLKEKSKKEAWSKSLKQMWNIKPTYVVGKATASLVEEIGLIPQGEKAGNAEKLAEYICSREKPNSSALLFPCGALKREVLPTVLRGKGIPLESLTVYQTTQHPDLQEALSSYFSQQGVPASIAFFSPSGVKFCLQHIQKLSGDLINQVKFAAIGPSTAEALQSAGVAVSCTAGSPTVGPSTAEALQSAGVAVSCTAGSPTVQELAAAIHTALHPHNCSFC; encoded by the exons ATGAAggttctgctgctgaaggatcCCAAAGACAAAGATTCGGGACAAGATCCATATATTAAA GAATTAGGATCATACAGCTTGGAAGCAACATTGATCCCAGTTTTGTCTTTTGAATTCACCTCTCTTGACAGCTTATTTGAGAAG CTTTCCCATCCAGAGTGCTATGGAGGCCTAGTTTTTACCAGCCCAAGAGCATTAGAAGCCATCAAGATATGTTTAAAAGAGAAGAGTAAAAAAGAAG cCTGGTCAAAATCTCTTAAACAAATGTGGAATATCAAACCAACATATGTGGTAGGAAAAGCTACAGCTTCTTTAG TGGAAGAAATTGGTCTTATTCCACAAGgagaaaaggctggaaatgctgagaaattAGCTGAATATATTTGTTCAA GAGAGAAACCCAATTCCTCAGCTCTCCTATTTCCTTGTGGAGCCCTGAAAAGAGAAGTACTTCCTACAGTGCTTAGAGGAAAAG GCATACCCCTGGAAAGCCTCACTGTTTATCAAACAACCCAACACCCTGATCTGCAGGAAGCTCTGAGCAGTTACTTCTCCCAGCAG GGGGTCCCTGCCAGCATTGCCTTCTTCAGCCCATCTGGTGTCAAATTCTGCCTCCAGCACATCCAGAAGCTTTCAGGGGATTTGATCAACCAAGTCAAG TTCGCTGCCATcggccccagcacagcagaggccCTGCAGAGCGCCGGCGTCGCCGtgagctgcactgcagggagccCCACGGTcggccccagcacagcagaggccCTGCAGAGCGCCGGCGTCGCCgtcagctgcactgcagggagccCCACGGtccaggagctggctgctgccatccacacagccctgcacccacacaactgctct TTCTGTTGA